Proteins from a single region of Haloplanus sp. GDY1:
- a CDS encoding universal stress protein, translating into MFDDILIAVDGSDCARSAAKHGVELAAKYDAAVDVVTVYGGDDDEGQAVLDDVVGMADDAGVAVETELLSGKPAKTIAARAEQRGADLVVMGRRGRSGIRSRLLGTVTERVLRRSPVPVLTVPEGDVDSDTGTAYGDVLVTTDGSDLAAAAGPYGADLARRFDAALHVLNVVDVQAEAGVFNAGGVDREYIERLETRGHQAVDELLATVDASEMDVRRAVIRGAAHDAIGEYVDENDVDVVVMSSEGQSNLAGQQLGTVAGRVLRTVDRPVLVVTEG; encoded by the coding sequence ATGTTCGACGACATCCTGATCGCCGTCGACGGCAGCGACTGTGCCCGCTCGGCGGCCAAGCACGGTGTGGAACTGGCTGCCAAGTACGATGCCGCCGTCGACGTCGTCACGGTCTACGGCGGCGACGACGACGAGGGGCAGGCCGTCCTCGACGACGTCGTCGGGATGGCCGACGACGCCGGCGTCGCGGTCGAGACGGAACTCCTCTCGGGGAAACCGGCCAAGACCATCGCGGCGCGGGCCGAGCAACGCGGCGCCGACCTGGTCGTGATGGGACGGCGCGGCCGGTCCGGGATCCGGTCGCGACTGCTCGGCACCGTCACCGAACGCGTCCTGCGCCGGAGCCCCGTGCCGGTGCTGACGGTCCCGGAGGGCGACGTCGACAGCGACACCGGCACCGCGTACGGGGACGTCCTCGTGACCACGGACGGCAGCGACCTCGCCGCCGCCGCCGGCCCCTACGGCGCCGACCTGGCCCGTCGCTTCGACGCCGCGCTGCACGTCCTCAACGTCGTGGACGTCCAGGCCGAGGCGGGCGTGTTCAACGCCGGCGGCGTCGACAGGGAGTACATCGAGCGCCTGGAGACGCGCGGCCACCAGGCGGTCGACGAACTGCTCGCGACGGTGGACGCGTCCGAGATGGACGTGCGACGCGCCGTGATTCGCGGCGCCGCCCACGACGCCATCGGCGAGTACGTCGACGAGAACGACGTCGACGTGGTCGTCATGTCCTCGGAGGGGCAGTCGAACCTCGCCGGCCAGCAACTGGGTACCGTCGCGGGGCGGGTCCTCCGGACCGTCGACCGGCCGGTGCTGGTGGTCACGGAAGGCTGA
- a CDS encoding sodium:calcium antiporter, producing the protein MRRQALTALGGAGALTLPWVVTYLSGAAHGLSTLATVAVSGLSVLGASFLLAWGAETAEKDVPRAFAIAVLAVLAVAPEYAVDALYAWNAGVYAGTERGIEAGNLAVANMTGANRILIGIGWAGIALFTVFRSGASDDPAVVTRDGFLADAVSLDRDIGLEIVFLFLATLWAFLVPLNGGIDVIDMAFLVGLYVAYIAVVLRGDVDPDDAHVGVPAYLQRFPKPYRAATVIGLFVYSGLMIFTAVEPFAHGLEQLGQNIGIPSFFMIQWIAPLASESPELIVVVYLVNKARSTAGFNALISSKLNQWTLLIGTLVVVYSLALGQYGALPFDQKQSGEIWLTAAQSFFAISLLVNFEISVREAIVLLVLFLTQVLSEFLLIRGLLELPISDYQLLLVFTGVYIVLGLALFVARREALGSIVRQSAGTVSDAFSSSSDQPRGAD; encoded by the coding sequence ATGAGACGGCAGGCTCTCACCGCGCTCGGCGGCGCGGGGGCGCTGACGCTCCCGTGGGTCGTCACCTACCTGTCGGGGGCGGCACACGGGCTCTCGACGCTCGCGACGGTTGCCGTGAGCGGGCTGTCGGTGCTCGGCGCGTCGTTCCTGCTCGCGTGGGGCGCCGAGACGGCCGAGAAGGACGTCCCCCGGGCCTTCGCCATCGCCGTCCTCGCGGTGCTGGCGGTCGCCCCGGAGTACGCCGTCGACGCGCTCTACGCGTGGAACGCCGGCGTCTACGCGGGGACGGAGCGGGGGATCGAAGCGGGGAACCTCGCCGTCGCCAACATGACCGGCGCGAACCGCATCCTCATCGGCATCGGCTGGGCCGGCATCGCGCTCTTTACCGTCTTCCGGAGCGGGGCGTCGGACGATCCGGCGGTGGTGACCCGCGACGGCTTCCTCGCCGACGCCGTCTCCCTCGACCGCGACATCGGACTCGAAATCGTCTTCCTCTTTCTCGCCACGCTGTGGGCGTTCCTCGTCCCCCTCAACGGCGGCATCGACGTCATCGACATGGCCTTCCTCGTCGGCCTCTACGTCGCGTACATCGCGGTCGTCCTGAGGGGCGACGTCGACCCGGACGATGCCCACGTCGGCGTCCCGGCCTACCTCCAGCGGTTCCCGAAACCCTACCGCGCGGCGACGGTCATCGGCCTGTTCGTCTACTCCGGCCTGATGATCTTCACCGCGGTCGAGCCGTTCGCACACGGCCTCGAACAGCTGGGACAGAACATCGGCATCCCCTCGTTCTTCATGATCCAGTGGATCGCGCCGCTGGCCTCGGAGTCGCCCGAGTTGATCGTCGTCGTCTACCTCGTCAACAAGGCGCGGTCGACGGCGGGGTTCAACGCGCTCATCTCCTCGAAGCTCAACCAGTGGACGCTCCTGATCGGGACGCTCGTCGTCGTCTACTCCCTCGCTCTCGGGCAGTACGGGGCGCTCCCCTTCGACCAGAAGCAGTCGGGCGAGATCTGGCTGACCGCGGCGCAGTCCTTCTTCGCCATCTCGCTGCTGGTCAACTTCGAAATCTCGGTGCGGGAAGCCATCGTCCTGCTCGTGCTCTTTCTCACACAGGTGCTCTCGGAGTTCCTGCTCATCCGGGGGCTCCTCGAACTCCCCATCTCCGACTACCAGCTCCTGCTGGTGTTCACGGGCGTCTACATCGTCCTGGGACTGGCGCTGTTCGTCGCCCGACGGGAGGCGCTGGGCAGCATCGTCCGGCAGTCCGCCGGGACGGTGAGCGACGCGTTTTCGAGTAGCAGCGATCAACCGAGGGGGGCGGACTGA
- a CDS encoding HVO_2922 family protein, protein MPRAPRFELYQDRADEWRWRLVVSNGNIIADSGEGYTSKQGAKRGIESVKKSAPDAPVVTEDGG, encoded by the coding sequence ATGCCACGCGCACCGAGGTTCGAACTGTACCAGGACCGGGCCGACGAGTGGCGGTGGCGACTCGTGGTGTCCAACGGCAACATCATCGCCGACAGCGGCGAGGGCTACACGTCGAAACAGGGCGCGAAACGGGGCATCGAGAGCGTCAAGAAGAGCGCGCCCGACGCGCCGGTCGTGACCGAGGACGGGGGGTGA
- a CDS encoding shikimate dehydrogenase — protein sequence MHVYGLIGNPVGHSLSPPMHEAAYRELGMDARYVTFEPDADDVARAVDGAAALGIDGLNVTIPFKQDVLELVEPDDLAARIGAVNTVDFSTSPPRGYNTDAAGVRRAFDHHDVPLSGAEAVVVGAGGAGRAVAVALAEACASVHVANRTVDRAESLAADVRADRPAATVTAGGLDTLDDRVPAADVLVNATSVGMEEDETPVPAPLLHGNLAVLDAVYSPVETRLLREAAAAGATTIDGAWMLLFQGVVAFEHWTGRDAPVDAMNAALRSHL from the coding sequence ATGCACGTCTACGGACTGATCGGCAACCCGGTCGGGCACTCGCTCTCGCCGCCGATGCACGAGGCGGCCTACCGGGAACTCGGCATGGACGCCAGATACGTCACCTTCGAACCCGACGCCGACGACGTCGCCCGCGCCGTCGACGGGGCGGCGGCGCTCGGAATCGACGGGCTCAACGTCACCATCCCGTTCAAGCAGGACGTCCTCGAGTTGGTCGAGCCCGACGACCTCGCGGCCCGCATCGGCGCGGTCAACACCGTCGACTTCTCGACGTCGCCCCCGCGGGGCTACAACACCGACGCCGCGGGGGTGCGCCGCGCCTTCGACCACCACGACGTTCCCCTCTCGGGGGCGGAGGCCGTCGTCGTCGGCGCCGGGGGCGCCGGCCGCGCCGTCGCCGTCGCGCTCGCGGAGGCCTGCGCGTCGGTCCACGTCGCCAACCGGACCGTCGACCGGGCGGAGTCGCTCGCGGCCGACGTGCGCGCGGACCGCCCCGCGGCCACGGTGACCGCCGGCGGCCTCGACACGCTCGACGACCGGGTCCCCGCCGCCGACGTCCTCGTCAACGCGACGAGCGTCGGGATGGAGGAAGACGAGACGCCGGTGCCCGCGCCCCTGCTCCACGGGAATCTGGCGGTCCTCGACGCGGTGTACTCCCCGGTGGAGACGCGCCTGCTCCGGGAGGCCGCCGCGGCGGGCGCGACCACCATCGACGGCGCCTGGATGCTCCTGTTCCAGGGCGTCGTCGCCTTCGAGCACTGGACCGGCCGGGACGCCCCGGTCGACGCGATGAACGCCGCCCTC